In Gemmatimonadota bacterium, the following proteins share a genomic window:
- a CDS encoding O-methyltransferase gives MPNVLSEALDGYLTELMPDRDEVLAEMEEKAQAERIPIVGPLVGRVLHQMAVLSGAKRVFEMGSAIGYSTIWLARAVGPEGRVYYTDGSEQNAAQARKFIERAGVADRVVIQVGDALELLEQTEGSFDLIFNDVDKHDYPRVFDLALPRVRPGGLLITDNVLWSGRVTEPSDDRWTSAIQEYNRKAYGTGEVWTTIIPLRDGVAVSLKR, from the coding sequence ATGCCCAACGTACTTTCGGAAGCGCTGGACGGCTACCTGACGGAGTTGATGCCCGACAGGGACGAGGTGCTGGCCGAGATGGAAGAGAAGGCGCAGGCGGAGCGGATCCCCATCGTCGGCCCGCTGGTCGGCCGCGTGCTGCACCAGATGGCCGTGCTGAGCGGCGCCAAACGCGTTTTCGAGATGGGCTCGGCCATCGGCTATTCGACCATCTGGCTCGCCCGGGCGGTGGGGCCGGAAGGCCGGGTCTACTACACCGACGGCAGCGAGCAGAACGCCGCGCAGGCCCGGAAGTTCATCGAGCGCGCCGGCGTGGCGGACCGCGTCGTGATCCAGGTGGGCGACGCGTTGGAACTGCTCGAGCAGACCGAGGGCAGCTTCGACCTGATCTTCAACGACGTGGACAAGCACGACTATCCCCGCGTGTTTGACCTGGCGCTGCCGCGCGTCCGGCCGGGCGGCCTGCTGATCACCGACAACGTGCTCTGGAGCGGCCGCGTGACCGAACCGTCCGACGACCGCTGGACCTCGGCCATCCAGGAATACAACCGGAAGGCCTACGGCACCGGCGAGGTCTGGACGACGATCATCCCCTTAAGGGACGGCGTGGCCGTAAGCCTGAAGAGGTAG
- a CDS encoding sugar kinase has protein sequence MRISERPPGPPGPPELDIISIGECMIEMFCEGPLATTDTYTRTFAGDTMNMLVAASRLGAKTGYVTHVGNDPFQDFLTEAWRSEGIDLRCATPLDRPNGLYFISILPGGEREFTYYRAGSAASFLEPADIDPDYIGSAKVVYASGITQAISQSSRAAVLEAFRIAREHNVTTAFDTNLRLGLWSLEEARDALDEIIPHVDILLPSAPEESASLFGTEDARAVIEWARERGVAMVAVKCGAEGALLGLDDGIHEIPAYVPERVSDTSGAGDVFNGGLLYGMTHGMDAVESARLGVVMAGLKVRGRGATYSIPTREEAFGVYEGLSEAT, from the coding sequence GTGCGGATATCCGAAAGGCCGCCTGGGCCGCCTGGGCCGCCAGAACTGGACATCATCTCGATCGGCGAATGCATGATCGAGATGTTCTGCGAAGGTCCCCTCGCCACGACCGACACCTATACCCGCACCTTCGCCGGCGACACGATGAACATGCTCGTAGCGGCCTCCCGCCTCGGCGCAAAGACCGGGTACGTCACCCACGTGGGCAACGATCCTTTCCAGGACTTCCTGACCGAAGCGTGGCGGTCTGAGGGCATCGACCTGCGTTGCGCCACGCCCCTCGACCGGCCCAACGGCCTCTACTTCATCTCCATTCTTCCCGGCGGCGAACGGGAGTTCACCTACTACCGTGCGGGCAGCGCCGCGAGCTTCCTCGAGCCGGCCGACATCGACCCGGACTACATCGGCAGCGCGAAGGTCGTCTATGCCAGCGGCATCACCCAGGCCATTTCGCAGAGCAGCCGGGCGGCCGTGCTGGAGGCCTTCCGGATCGCGCGCGAGCACAACGTCACGACCGCATTCGATACCAACCTGAGACTCGGCCTGTGGTCCCTGGAGGAAGCCCGGGACGCCCTGGACGAGATCATCCCCCACGTGGACATCCTCCTGCCCAGCGCGCCTGAGGAGAGCGCGTCGCTCTTCGGAACAGAGGACGCCCGCGCGGTGATCGAATGGGCCCGTGAGCGGGGCGTGGCCATGGTCGCGGTGAAGTGCGGCGCGGAAGGCGCCTTGCTGGGTCTGGACGACGGAATCCACGAAATCCCGGCCTACGTCCCTGAGCGCGTGTCCGACACCTCGGGGGCCGGGGACGTGTTCAACGGCGGCCTGCTCTACGGAATGACCCACGGTATGGACGCCGTCGAATCCGCCCGGCTGGGTGTCGTCATGGCGGGTCTCAAAGTCCGCGGCCGTGGGGCGACCTACTCGATTCCGACACGGGAAGAGGCTTTCGGCGTGTATGAGGGGTTAAGTGAGGCTACGTGA
- a CDS encoding MlaD family protein: MTYTKNSLLPDEAKLGMVFLLAIIIFVWGLFYLKEWRVTGDTYLVDVRLSSAVGVKSSDPILVGGVRIGKVEAVTLDDMSPIITLRVDEPYEIPEDSQVEVISRSVMGEKSINIRKGVSAVMVPPGGTIEGTAAPGISDMFTQVDSVTVNMRNLLKNANILLDPEREKSIKSSISGVHDLTIELRETLKRESGQINRVMANMDSLVTNVRDLSETERSKVSSTLDNLEDTSGRLSSMMDELQSTTTALGNILTRIDRGEGTIGKLLQDERLYEDAVRVAGKMDRLVTSLDELVVDLKSNPGRYVTVEIF, translated from the coding sequence GTGACGTACACAAAAAACAGCCTGCTGCCCGACGAGGCGAAACTGGGCATGGTCTTCCTCCTGGCGATCATCATTTTCGTCTGGGGTCTGTTCTATCTGAAAGAGTGGCGGGTAACGGGGGATACCTACCTCGTCGACGTGCGCCTGAGCAGCGCCGTCGGGGTCAAGTCCTCCGACCCGATCCTCGTAGGCGGCGTGCGTATCGGCAAGGTGGAGGCCGTGACGCTCGACGACATGTCGCCCATTATCACCCTGCGTGTCGACGAGCCCTACGAAATCCCCGAGGACTCACAGGTAGAGGTGATCTCGCGCAGCGTCATGGGCGAGAAATCCATCAACATCCGCAAGGGGGTCAGCGCGGTGATGGTGCCGCCGGGCGGCACGATCGAGGGAACGGCCGCACCGGGGATTTCCGACATGTTTACGCAGGTCGATTCCGTCACTGTAAACATGCGCAACCTGCTCAAGAACGCCAACATCCTCCTGGACCCCGAGCGTGAAAAGTCAATCAAGAGCAGTATCTCCGGCGTGCATGACCTGACCATCGAACTGCGGGAGACCCTGAAACGGGAGAGCGGCCAGATCAACCGGGTCATGGCGAATATGGACTCGCTGGTGACCAACGTGAGGGACCTGAGCGAGACCGAGCGGTCCAAGGTATCCAGCACGCTGGACAATCTGGAAGACACTTCGGGTCGGCTGAGTTCCATGATGGACGAACTGCAAAGCACGACCACGGCGCTCGGTAATATCCTCACGCGGATCGACCGGGGCGAAGGCACGATAGGGAAACTGCTTCAGGATGAAAGGCTGTATGAAGACGCGGTCCGCGTGGCCGGAAAAATGGACCGGCTGGTGACCAGTCTCGATGAACTCGTCGTTGATCTCAAATCCAATCCCGGCCGGTACGTGACTGTCGAGATATTCTGA